ACAACGTGCCGGGCGGAAGTTGTATGCCTGCCGTGTTATTGCCGGATGCGTTCATACTCAGGTGTGACGTTCGCCCATCTCCTGTTACACCCCCCGTGCCCAAAATGCGGGACGGCGGCGGCGGCGCTGCTGCCAACTCCTGGGGCCATCCGCATTCGCCGCAAAACGGATCACCGGCTGTGGTGGGCTGGCCACATTCGGGACAGAATGGCATAACCAAACCGAAAAAGTTGAAAGCTCAAAACAAAAGCTGAAAGCAGGGTTGCGGTTTCGCAAAATCCGAGTCGGAGGCTCGACTTTCAGCTATTCAGGACAAATTTCAAAAACGTTTTTCCCACGATAATCTCGTCGCCATTTTTCAGGGGTTGCTTATTGCCGGGCAACAAGCGGGCGCCGCGATTAACAAAAGTACCATTGGTGCTGCCCAGATCTTCAATCGTGAATTGACTGTTCAGAAATTGAATGCGTGCATGGCGGCGCGAGACTTTCGCTTCGGGATCATCCTGATCCAAATCCACATCCGGGAAAATGCCGCCGTCGGCATCCCAGCGTCCGATCAGCGCTTCGTCGCCGGCCAGCGCAAACTCTTTGCCGAGTTTGCCGCCGCGTTGAATAACCAATTTGGCGCGTACCATAGACGTTCCCTCTGCCACTGAAACTGAGGTCGCATGCAAAGCCCCAGTTGAACCTTTAACCACGCTGGTCGCATTAGCCGCACTGTTGACGGCCGTTTGATTCCCAACACTCGCCTGATTCCCCAACGC
This sequence is a window from Acidobacteriota bacterium. Protein-coding genes within it:
- a CDS encoding FHA domain-containing protein; this encodes MIRCQQCSTDNLDGSEYCDECGAKLSATPSVLAVLAQPSAAPPPPQFVPPPPPSFVHESVTPKPATPYTAPPPKVAPAAPVIASAPPARPTPPKLVSALGNQASVGNQTAVNSAANATSVVKGSTGALHATSVSVAEGTSMVRAKLVIQRGGKLGKEFALAGDEALIGRWDADGGIFPDVDLDQDDPEAKVSRRHARIQFLNSQFTIEDLGSTNGTFVNRGARLLPGNKQPLKNGDEIIVGKTFLKFVLNS